A DNA window from bacterium contains the following coding sequences:
- a CDS encoding PqqD family protein, protein MKYIAKNENTASRIIDGQAVIMTLGDNTLHTLNGVGSRIWELCTGQKTIGEIIGVIQSEYSASPESIRSDCEIFIQELCTKGILIVQDEKASEKN, encoded by the coding sequence ATGAAGTATATCGCAAAGAATGAAAATACAGCTTCGCGAATAATCGATGGGCAGGCAGTGATCATGACTCTGGGAGACAACACCTTGCATACCTTGAATGGTGTGGGATCAAGAATATGGGAGTTGTGCACCGGTCAAAAAACCATTGGAGAAATTATCGGCGTGATCCAGTCTGAATATTCAGCCAGCCCTGAAAGTATCAGGTCGGATTGTGAGATTTTTATTCAGGAGCTTTGTACGAAAGGAATATTGATCGTGCAGGATGAAAAAGCGTCAGAGAAGAATTAG